Proteins from a genomic interval of Lolium perenne isolate Kyuss_39 chromosome 1, Kyuss_2.0, whole genome shotgun sequence:
- the LOC127320995 gene encoding E3 ubiquitin-protein ligase UPL4 produces the protein MDRCRKRPDSDPGGSAEPEPPADKRPCTADQSTSAAAPVAMAADDVAAATAAAAVAAAAPAQQQPPSDMDTSSSGHAGDGDVDGDGDMDGDDGDDGDGGSSYESDGDGSGRAGGGGGKFSRMVAAVEADGAGTDAVLAALTELCEALSFCTEDDGGYIPTEAAAKALVRLAGGGDGGGGGAVASPDEMLLAVRAITYLCDAMPRAADAFVRHGLLPVLCSRLLAIEYLDVAEQCLQAFEKISRRKPTQCLQAGMITAVLAYIDFFASSIQRVAVSAVANVCKKIPAECSQFVIDSVPMLCNLLQSEDKMVVEKVATCLISIVDSFSGSVELLDQLCHQGVVEKVLPLINTGGITSLSPPTCSNLIGLLAKLACTSLVAVKSLFELNVGSTIRGILVSSDLSHGMPYLPSENQNNQVNEALKLAIQLIPSVARDVEDTHMVLAKEKIIVDEPRFLCQFSRDILPVLIKAVNSGANSYICYGCSSVVNNICYFSKPEMLQDLLKETNISSFLAGLLSRKDHHVLISSLKIIEILMQKLPDAYLGSFIKEGVVYAVEALLMQDDCSKSSPPPSDGTEQSENQPAIRSKPTCFCYAFDSRRSESAETRTCRIGKGNLFNFARHVKTTYFTAEAVSSEMGLTEILQKLKTCCAVLNDSADKSLNQDGLQNEEHLSNILSEVMMELHGGETMTTFEFLESGLVKSLLNYLSNGIYLQVDDNLKDHNADHFYAVLKRFQSFAHICFSRMEQGWGDMLLTLLVRKLQSALTSIDNFPVIMSHNFKPRNNISDIPIRHSTITPCIRVRFKKDEDETNLSSYDTAVNLEISSSLNSIEQFLWPKVSTSTSDQDTESSPSSVASESKYAEDDPQERDSSPDSSPPSEGITRENQNSPVEPCAKKVSSSSAGGQPERNKVIGTDRAVQPKLAFSLKGKELDRSVTLYQSILQDQINVGADVILDTQFWCSVHDVTFRRAANPEKDDCPDSSNAQISTNDSKTGLMWQALPSFSSLLVGKISCKIDRSSPSYDILFMLKVLEGLNRFSFHLVSNERNHAFAQGRITNLDDLKPSVSSVPLQEFVSAKLTDKLEQQMHDPLVSRSRCLPLWCTELMSTCPFLFSFEARWKYFQLTAFGSSSIQHGHMRDTSGNNIATERSPSFSRKKFKVDRNDILVSAAKVMRSYARSNALLEVEYEEEVGTGLGPTMEFYTLISHEFQKSGLGMWRGELPCEARTDKTHIGPRTVVAPNGLFPRPWSASVELPSEVKNRFHLLGLVLAKAIKDGRILDIPFSKAFYKLILGQELNIYDINSFDPELATTLMEFKALTCQRKYLESCSTKECQSPSDLSYRGCTIEDLAIDFTVPGYPEYVLSLESSSDNVTAENLEEYVSFVVEATVKNGISRQLEAFKSGFSQVFPLSTLQVFSEDELERLLCGEQDNWDFVKLVDHIKFDHGYTSSSPAVINLLEIIQEFGCHERRAFLQFITGSPRLPPGGLAALNPNLTVVRKHSNNDAEDDLPSVMTCANYLKLPAYCSKERMREKLLYAITEGQGSFHLS, from the exons ATGGATCGCTGCCGGAAGCGCCCCGACTCCGACCCCGGGGGCTCTGCCGAGCCCGAGCCGCCCGCCGATAAGCGCCCCTGCACCGCCGACCagtccacctccgccgccgcgccCGTCGCCATGGCTGCTGACGACGTGGCGGCAGCAACTGCTGCCGCTGCTgttgcggcggcggcgccggcacAGCAGCAGCCCCCCTCGGACATGGACACTTCTTCATCCGGGCACGCCGGCGACGGCGATGTGGACGGCGACGGCGATATGGACGgggacgacggggacgacggggaCGGGGGCTCGTCGTACGAGTCGGACGGCGACGGGAGCGGGAGGGCGGGCGGCGGGGGCGGGAAGTTCAGCCGGATGGTGGCGGCCGTGGAGGCCGACGGCGCGGGGACCGACGCGGTGCTGGCGGCGCTCACGGAGCTCTGCGAGGCGCTCTCCTTCTGCACCGAGGACGACGGCGGCTACATCCCCACCGAGGCCGCGGCGAAGGCGCTGGTGCGGCTGGCCGGCGgcggggacggcggcggcggcggcgcggtggccagCCCCGACGAGATGCTGCTCGCCGTGCGCGCCATCACCTACCTCTGCGACGCCATGCCGCGCGCCGCCGACGCCTTCGTGCGCCACGGCCTGCTCCCCGTGCTCTGCTCCCGCCTCCTCGCGATCGAGTACCTCGATGTGGCTGAGCAG tGCTTGCAGGCCTTTGAGAAGATATCACGCAGGAAGCCGACACAGTGCTTGCAGGCGGGCATGATAACAGCTGTGCTGGCGTACATTGACTTCTTCGCCTCAAGTATTCAG AGGGTTGCTGTCTCAGCTGTTGCAAATGTCTGCAAGAAGATCCCCGCAGAGTGCTCCCAGTTCGTGATCGATTCGGTACCGATGCTGTGTAATCTGCTGCAGTCTGAGGACAAGATG GTCGTGGAAAAGGTTGCGACTTGCTTAATAAGCATTGTGGACTCTTTCAGTGGTTCCGTGGAGCTTCTTGACCAGCTCTGCCACCAGGGCGTGGTAGAGAAGGTCCTTCCTTTGATCAACACCGGTGGAATCACTTCCCTTAGCCCGCCGACTTGCAGT AACTTGATCGGGCTTCTTGCTAAGCTGGCCTGTACTTCACTTGTGGCAGTCAAGTCTCTCTTTGAGTTGAATGTTGGTAGCACCATAAGGGGGATTCTGGTCAGTTCAGATCTCTCCCATGGGATGCCTTACCTGCCTTCAGAAAACCAGAATAACCAG GTCAATGAAGCTTTGAAATTAGCAATCCAGCTTATTCCTTCTGTGGCAAGAGATGTTGAAGACACCCATATGGTACTTGCAAAAGAAAAAATAATTGTGGATGAACCGCGGTTCTTGTGTCAGTTCTCTAGGGATATTCTTCCTGTCTTGATCAAG GCAGTCAACTCTGGTGCAAATTCATACATTTGCTATGGTTGTTCTTCAGTTGTAAATAACATCTGTTATTTCAGTAAGCCTGAAATGCTTCAAGATTTGCTCAAGGAAACAAACATATCAAG CTTCTTGGCTGGTTTATTGTCCCggaaggatcatcatgtgctaatCTCATCACTAAAGATTATCGAGATTCTCATGCAAAAGCTTCCGGATGCTTACCTTGGATCTTTTATCAAAGAAGGTGTGGTCTATGCGGTAGAGGCTCTTCTTATGCAAGACGATTGCTCAAAATCCAGCCCCCCTCCCTCTGATGGCACTGAACAATCAGAGAACCAGCCCGCTATTAGAAGTAAACCTACATGTTTCTGCTATGCATTTGATTCCCGCAGATCCGAGTCTGCCGAAACAAGAACTTGTAGGATTGGGAAGGGCAACCTTTTTAATTTTGCAAGGCATGTGAAGACAACTTACTTTACAGCTGAAGCAGTGAGTTCTGAGATGGGGTTAACAGAGATTTTGCAGAAGCTCAAAACTTGCTGTGCAGTTCTGAATGACTCTGCAGATAAGTCATTAAACCAAGACGGTCTTCAAAATGAAGAACACTTGTCTAACATCTTGAGTGAGGTGATGATGGAGCTTCACGGAGGAGAAACGATGACGACCTTTGAATTCCTTGAGAGTGGACTGGTCAAGTCTTTGTTGAATTACCTGTCTAATGGCATATACCTCCAGGTGGATGACAATCTCAAAGACCACAATGCTGACCATTTTTATGCTGTGCTAAAAAGATTTCAATCATTTGCCCATATTTGTTTTTCAAGAATGGAGCAAGGGTGGGGTGATATGCTCTTGACACTACTAGTAAGGAAACTACAGAGTGCTCTTACTTCTATTGACAACTTCCCAGTGATAATGAGCCATAATTTCAAGCCAAGGAACAATATTTctgatatccctattaggcactcAACAATTACTCCATGTATCCGAGTACGTTTCAAGAAGGACGAAGATGAAACAAACTTATCAAGCTATGATACTGCTGTGAATTTGGAAATCTCTTCTTCCTTGAATTCCATTGAACAATTTTTGTGGCCCAAAGTCAGCACAAGCACAAGCGATCAGGATACTGAATCATCACCTAGTAGTGTTGCTTCCGAGAGCAAATATGCTGAAGATGATCCTCAAGAAAGAGATTCCAGCCCAGATTCTTCTCCTCCATCAGAG GGTATCACCAGGGAAAATCAAAATTCTCCTGTAGAACCTTGCGCAAAGAAAGTGTCCTCATCCTCTG CTGGGGGTCAACCAGAAAGAAACAAGGTGATCGGGACTGATCGCGCTGTGCAACCAAAACTGGCATTtagcctgaaaggaaaagagcttGACCGATCTGTTACTCTTTATCAATCAATCCTGCAAGATCAGATCAACGTGGGAGCTGATGTAATTTTGGACACCCAGTTTTGGTGCAGTGTGCATGATGTAACATTTCGAAGGGCTGCAAATCCAGAAAAAGATGATTGTCCTGATTCGTCTAATGCACAAATATCAACAAATGACAGTAAAACAGGGTTGATGTGGCAGGCACTCCCTTCCTTCAGCAGCTTGTTGGTTGGCAAGATTTCATGCAAAATTGATAGGTCAAGTCCATCATATGACATATTGTTTATGCTAAAAGTCTTAGAAGGATTAAACCGATTCTCATTTCACCTCGTGTCTAATGAGAGAAACCATGCTTTTGCTCAAGGAAGGATAACTAACCTTGATGATCTGAAGCCTTctgtttcttcagttccactgCAGGAGTTTGTTAGTGCAAAATTGACAGATAAACTGGAGCAACAGATGCATGATCCCTTGGTTTCAAGGTCTCGCTGTCTACCTTTATGGTGCACTGAACTGATGTCCACATGCcctttcttattttcttttgagGCACGATGGAAGTATTTCCAGCTGACAGCATTTGGTTCTTCATCAATACAACATGGGCACATGAGGGATACAAGTGGTAACAATATAGCAACGGAAAGAAGCCCGTCCTTTTCACGGAAAAAGTTCAAAGTTGATCGCAACGATATACTGGTTTCAGCAGCAAAAGTGATGCGTTCCTATGCTCGGAGTAATGCACTGCTTGAAGTAGAATATGAAGAAGAAGTAGGCACAGGTTTGGGTCCTACAATGGAATTCTATACATTGATAAGTCATGAGTTTCAGAAGTCTGGGTTAGGCATGTGGAGGGGGGAGCTTCCTTGTGAAGCTCGCACTGACAAAACTCACATTGGTCCCCGAACTGTGGTCGCGCCTAATGGACTATTTCCTCGACCCTGGTCTGCTTCTGTAGAACTTCCTTCGGAAGTAAAAAATAGATTTCACCTCCTTGGTTTGGTTCTCGCAAAGGCAATTAAAGATGGCAGAATTCTTGACATTCCATTCTCCAAAGCATTTTACAAGCTTATCCTAGGACAG GAGCTTAATATATATGATATCAATTCATTTGATCCTGAACTGGCAACGACCCTTATGGAGTTTAAAGCACTTACTTGTCAAAGGAAATACTTAGAATCATGTTCGACAAAGGAATGCCAGAGCCCATCTGATTTGTCTTATCGAGGTTGTACAATTGAGGATCTTGCTATTGACTTCACTGTCCCTGGGTATCCAGAGTATGTGCTTTCTCTGGAGAGTAGCTCAGATAAT GTAACTGCTGAGAATTTGGAAGAATATGTTTCTTTTGTTGTCGAGGCAACAGTTAAAAATGGAATCTCAAGACAACTGGAAGCTTTTAAGTCAGGATTTAGTCAG GTATTTCCACTAAGCACACTTCAGGTATTCTCAGAGGATGAGCTGGAGAGATTACTCTGTGGAGAACAAGACAATTGGGAT TTTGTGAAACTTGTTGATCACATAAAATTTGATCATGGCTACACCTCCAGCAGCCCTGCAGTCATCAAT TTGTTAGAGATCATACAAGAGTTCGGATGCCATGAGCGCAGAGCTTTCTTGCAATTTATAACGGGTTCACCTCGACTCCCTCCAGGTGGTTTAGCTGCACTGAATCCTAATTTGACAGTTGTCCGGAAG CATAGCAACAACGATGCTGAGGATGACCTGCCGAGTGTGATGACTTGCGCTAACTATCTCAAGTTACCTGCCTACTGTTCGAAG GAAAGGATGAGGGAGAAACTACTGTACGCAATTACGGAAGGCCAGGGATCCTTCCACCTATCTTGA